One Antennarius striatus isolate MH-2024 chromosome 17, ASM4005453v1, whole genome shotgun sequence genomic window carries:
- the LOC137610664 gene encoding sodium-dependent lysophosphatidylcholine symporter 1-B-like: protein MARGEGAEQCAATLLSVKPINAEIKTAKDRRSRLSVCNKLCYAIGGAPYQITGTALGFFLQIYLLDVALLDPLHASIILFMGRAWDAITDPTVGFLVSRSKWMGIGRMMPWILFSTPFAVLTYILIWYVPAFEQGKVFWYLIFYCLFQSMQTCFHVPYSALTMFISRDQKERDSATAYRMSVEVLGTVLGTAIPGQIVGGAHECRTEPGVNGTGISTMTNGSIVMLDDTKRAYLIASGVIGIIYVLCAAILFLGVKEQKDRKKSQSLTFFQGLCMVMSYRPYVKLVIGFLFTSLAFMLLEGNFALFITHALGHREDFQNILLVIMLSGTLSIPGWQWFLTRFGKKTAVYCGHTWAIPFVILIVSIKSNLIISYLVSVAAGVSVAAAFLLPWSMLPDVVDDFKVKYPDIHGHEALFYSYYVFFIKFASGVSLGISTLSLKFAGYKTGACFQPETVSSTLKVLVSPVPVVLIAVGLLILRSYPIDEQRRQKNRKALQEIHDSEEDSDFYSSANGSIM from the exons ATGGCTCGTGGGGAGGGAGCGGAGCAGTGCGCTGCGACTTTACTGTCAGTGAAACCCATCAATGCGGAGATCAAGACGGCAAAG GATCGGAGAAGTCGTCTGTCTGTGTGCAACAAACTGTGCTACGCCATCGGCGGAGCGCCCTACCAGATCACCGGCACCGCTCTGGGCTTCTTCCTCCAGATCTACCTGCTGGACGTGGCTCTG cTGGATCCCCTCCATGCCTCCATAATTCTGTTCATGGGCCGGGCGTGGGACGCCATCACAGACCCAACAGTGGGTTTCCTGGTGAGCCGAAGCAAATGGATGGGCATTGGCCGCATGATGCCCTG GATCCTTTTCTCCACTCCCTTTGCCGTGCTGACTTACATCCTGATCTGGTACGTCCCTGCTTTTGAACAAGGGAAGGTCTTCTGGTACCTGATCTTTTACTGCCTCTTCCAGAGCATGCAGACG TGCTTCCATGTACCGTATTCAGCGCTCACCATGTTCATCAGCAGAGACCAGAAGGAGAGAGACTCAGCCACTGCTTATC GAATGTCGGTAGAGGTGCTGGGGACTGTTCTCGGCACTGCCATTCCGGGCCAGATCGTCGGAGGCGCCCATGAGTGTCGAACTGAGCCAGGGGTCAACGGCACCGGAATCTCCACGATGACCAACGGCTCCATAGTCATGCTGGATGACACG AAACGAGCTTACTTGATCGCTTCAGGGGTCATCGGTATCATCTACGTCTTGTGTGCCGCAATCCTGTTTTTGGGTGTGAAGGAGCAAAAAG ACAGGAAGAAATCCCAGAGCCTCACCTTCTTTCAGGGACTGTGTATGGTCATGAGTTACCGACCCTACGTCAAGCTGGTCATAGGCTTCCTCTTCACCTCACTGGCCTTCATG CTACTGGAGGGAAACTTTGCCCTTTTCATCACGCATGCTCTGGGCCATAGGGAAGACTTCCAGAATATCCTCTTGGTGATCATG CTGTCTGGGACTCTATCCATTCCGGGTTGGCAGTGGTTCCTGACGCGGTTTGGGAAGAAGACGGCGGTTTACTGCGGCCATACT TGGGCAATACCCTTCGTAATCCTGATCGTCTCCATCAAGAGCAATCTGATCATCTCCTACCTGGTGTCGGTGGCTGCGGGTGTGAGCGTAGCAGCGGCGTTCCTCCTCCCCTG GTCAATGCTTCCTGATGTGGTGGATGACTTCAAGGTTAAGTACCCTGACATCCACGGACATGAAGCCCTCTTCTACTCCTACTATGTGttcttcatcaagtttgcctCTGGCGTATCTCTGGGTATCTCCACACTCAGTTTAAA gtttgCAGGCTATAAGACCGGGGCCTGTTTCCAGCCGGAGACGGTCAGCTCCACCCTGAAGGTGCTGGTGTCTCCCGTTCCTGTGGTTCTCATTGCTGTGGGCCTGTTGATACTGAGATCTTACCCTATCGATGAGCAAAGGAGGCAGAAAAACCGAAAAGCCCTGCAAGAAATCCA TGACTCAGAGGAAGATTCTGACTTTTACTCGTCAGCCAATGGGAGCATCATGTAG